TGACCTCCAGCTGCAGTCTTAGGATGTGTTGGGACAGAACTGACATACTCTCAAGTAAAGCTGTGGAACTGAAGCCTCTGGAATAGCTAGGCACTGAGCAGTGTCACCATTTTTTGAGGAGCTAGCACCTGGAGAATTTTGTTGCACTGTGATGTGCATGATTTCTGGAGTAAAACTGTGCAATTACACAGGGGACATACACTGGGGAGACCATGTTAAAAACACCTCACCTCTCCTTCtgttctttctgcttcttcttcttaaGAGAATCACCTTTATGTTCCTGTTTTTAAAGAcacatattttaatgaaaaaggaaCAGAGCATGCTGGTTAAACAATCACCTGCACAAAGAACATTCAGTAAATAGCCTTTacctcacagagcagcaggaacttAAAGCAAGCTGGGAGACCTTCTGACAGAACAAGTGATGCAACTCATTCTGGAGCCACTGCCAGGAGTGCCCAGAGCCCTTCCTAATGCCTATGGAAAGCACAGCCCACTCACGACCAAcgtgctgtccctgccacgtGCAAAGCAGAGGCTTCCTCCTGGGGCACGTGACAGATCCCAGGGTCAGAAGATGGACTTGCTACCAGGCAGGTGAGTCCTGTCACCCAGCTGAGGGCAGCTGTCAAATAACAGGTTCAGCTGTGACTGGTCATGCCCTTTGAGCCACATGACAGAGCAGGAGAAGTAGGTCCCTGGGGAAGAGGGTGGCAGGAAACAGGCTGACAGAGCAATTACCACCCCCACCAGCCTGCTCCCACCTACATGGGAAGGCTCCATAGGGAGGCAGAGAGTAGGCTTAGAGCCAGATGGGCTGTGCTAGAGGATGGATGCAACAGTGGCCTCACCCTTGCTTTAAATAATGAGTAGGATCCTAGATGGAATTGTGCTGATAAAAAAGCAGTTGAAGATCTGGCTCTCTATGGTCAGACAACATGCAACAAACTTTAATTGGGGACCATTCTGTTTCCTCTTAAgaggaaaggataaaaaaaaacccactgctgATTTTGTGTCATCAGTCTGTCAGCCTGGAAGGGTGAGGCAGTGAAACCAACCACAACACAAGCCTAACTCTGTGTCTTCCTACTGCCCACAACCAGCTTTTACCAATGAGATTAATCCTGTAGGAGCCAGGAGCCCAatccacagggagcagcaggtgtCAAGCTCAGGCACTCCTCCTGCACCTGAGGTGTTATTATCTGTCAGGCTCTTTTAAAGAGGGCTGGCTCCTACATGCTGCCCTTTCCTACAGAAAATTTCATACAAACCTTTTCCTTATCAGCatctttcactgcttttttctctttcagtttctCTTGGTAAGTCCTGTAGTTCATATGTGCCTTTTTGGGGGGCTGCAACAAAGATTGGGAGGGATACTGCTGATTAAATTTTGAAATAGGTTCAAAAATTTTTCACACACTTGTACAGACAGCGTTTTTCACACGGTGGTGGCAAAACATTAGAAATGCTTATTTCCTTTTGGGTGAGAGGATTGGACTTAAGAGATGTCAGGTAATCACAAATTGTTTCTTTCTTGCTGTAAGGACAGCAGAGAGAGACAATTCTGTTCTGTTATCAGTCCTACAAGGTTTACATACACACTctgagcaaaaaaacccaacccactTCCTAAAAAATACctcaaacattatttttttgttttatactAGTTATGATCAACTAAAAACTTTTCTCCAACTTTATCTGTCTGTGAGAATGAAGATTTAAAAAGTGAGCCCTGCTCTCCAACTATTTCTTTTTGAATGGCCTGATTAAAGATCAGTAAATGTTGTTCTTCAGCCTGATCAGTCATATTTAATCTGTAATACTTTCCTGATAACACACCCATACTAATTTTCTAATCATCTACAGAAAATAGACAAGACAACAGATGATGTAAAAGTAAGGATGAAGTGGGAGAAGCGTCAGGGCAGgggattttgtgttttaaaggaGTAATACCAAAGCCCCTCATATTCTTTACTGCTTTTCTGCATTGTAACAGCTGGGTGACCTGCACCACAAACCAAGGGACAATTACCTTGGCTCCCAGCATGATAGCACGCTCCCGTTCCCAAACACGTTGCTCCTGCTTCTTGTAGCCAGTGATTCCAAACTTGTGCACTTCCAGGCGAGCCTAGAACATTGCAGAAAATTGCAGGCATTTCATAATGTCCAACCTGTTGTAAAGCAATGCCTGGCAGAGTTCAATGAAGTCATACTCCTGAGGAAATCCTGGCTAACACTGGAAATTGGTGTgctataaaataaaactgagttCAGAGCTATCCTGCAGTTAACCACTGTCCAACTAATCTCTGGATGGTGAGGACTGTCAGAGGGACAATTTTCAATTCTCCTCATTTTACATAAAGTAACACAACTCATTTCTTCCATGTAAAACATGAGCTCTTCATCCCTGAGAAACATGGACAGGCAGATGGTGCTTTGACTACACACATAGGCAGAGTTACCACTACACAAGCATACCTTGGCAAAACCACTAATGAATCCATAATCTTTTTTAAATCTGTGGTTAAATCTTCACCCTCCTTAGCAGTACCGAGCTCCATGCAGAATCTCCAGAGAGAGACTCCACTGGATCATAACACATCCCTGAGCCACGATTAGGCACACAAAACAACTTGCACAGATCTGTAAACAAATTGGTAGCTAAGGTGGCCAATGCTAGTTATGTTCACGAAAgaacagatgagaaaaaaaagacaaatggaAAAAGGCATTTGTTGTTTCAAAAACAGATGcaaatacactttttttcccttcctataTGAGATATCAGAGATTTAAAACTGTAGGCAGAAAGAACTATGTTAAACATTATGGGAATTCAAGCACCTTTACACATTCCCCTCAAATTCTCACTGGAACATCAGAAAGAAAGGCCATGAAATTACACACCTCTCTCCACATGGAGCAGCTGACTGCTGCCAGCCTGTTCCTCCTTTGGTGTGGCATGTAGCCAGAATTACCTATTAGGAAATCCTCACCTACAAGAGAGATTTCCTATTAGGAAATCCTCACCCACAATCCTCACCTAGCCATTTCTGGAAAGGTTTCCCATCAGTCCCATCATAGCTCTCTGAAGTATATGTGCACACATAACTGTACACTAAACTAGTGACATTAGTCTGATGCTACTGACTTACCTTTTCAAAGTTAAATTCTTGTCTgactgcatttttctcttcattcacTATTTGGGtctataaacaaaacaaaacaaaatatttcaaatgaatATGACAAGTAACGCCAGTTTAAATGCTGTCTTGGATAGCTTTctgaaaagcagtgaaatgtAAAGTCAGTTGTATGGAATAATACACGGgtttccagcagcattttcttctAGCTTTATTACCAGGATCTGTTAAAATAAACAGTTTCAGTGGCATTTTTCTAGGTAAGTAAGAGAAAAACTGCCACAAGTGAACAATGTATCACTCATATATCCATTTCCAAACCCATCCTGAACAGCTAAAGTAGGATAGCTCATGAATTTTAGCTCACTGCCATTTTGTTTGAGACAGTCCACTGACAATAGTGCAAGTACTCACAGCTGGGGCAATATGTAGAACAAGCTTAATTCCTAACTGCATGGACATACATTAGTGTCCATATCCAGCTTCACTAATGCCAGAGAAACAGCTCCAAAGGGTGCACTGTCAGCAATGGCAGAACCCACTTAGCACAGGCTGAAGAAAGGACTGGCTCAAAATGAGCTCAGAGAAAAGTACATCTACTCCACGATTTACACAGACGCCTTCCATCAGCAGTTCTCAGCTTGGAGGGGCACTCTCCAGGGGGAACACACTAtctcctggaaagaaaaagaagcacaaaatccccagggagagagagagttCCATGCTTGCTTGTTACAGGAGTGTCCCACATGGGACACTGTGGAGCAGGTACAAATTTCCCAGGATTGTCTTAGACCGTCTGCTTTCTGATTTCAGGGAGGATGTTCTGAAGCACCTCTCTGAGTGGAAGCTCTGCCAACAAACTGCCATCTGTTCAAGATATTACCCTGTTCACCTTCCCTGTTTGCTCCCAAAGGTACAATCCGCTCAGAGGAAACAGGAGTACTACATAAGCATTACAGCTGAACTGAAATACATTTAATGCATTTCCTTTTCACTCTGCAGGACCTCAGGGCACAATAAGTCACAGGCTCAGGCCCTAGGGTTACACCAGGGCTTACCTCTGCATCCACCACAGCCAAACTCCTCTCAGTTCTGCAATTCTATATAGTATAGAATTGCAATTTCAACCACAAATACACCCGGTTATCTTCAGAGCATTTTGCTAACAAGCGCAACACCAgtattttcagataaaaatctCCAGTTATAAAAAACTTGAGAAAAATTTTAGAGGAAAACATGCTGGGAAAAGCACAGAAGTTTATGGATTCAAACAACTGCTGGAGTCTCTTGAAGTCCCCAAttccaagcaaacaaaaccccagtaTCAGTAAGTCTCTCTGAATTCAAGACAGCCATATGTTGGCCCATCAGAGCTTATTTTAGAATGGGCTTCTGATGTTATGGCCATAAAGACAACTCAAGGAAAACAACCAGAAAAGCCGTAAAATCTGGAGACCAATCAACCCCTCAGCTCAGTTTCCAGCCAAACCTATCCAGACATCCCTGCTGAAGAAACTCAGCTACAATTTTTGGTAGTGAAAAGCAGTTTGGCGGCAGGAAACCAAACCAGTGGACTGATATCTAATGCTGTCATGCCATCCCCCACTGACTACCCAACACCGATCCTCCAAGAACAAATGCTGCTGGTCAATGGtccagtgctgctgtgatgcCAGAGAAGAGAAGCAAGTTTTGGCACCTCGCATCCACAGCTACTGACAGGAACAGAGCAGCACATAGAACTCCTGGGCACTGAAGTAGCCATGAGCCTTATTAGCCTTCCATCTCTTTCACTTCTTGCCGTAACATCAGGCCTGTCAGCAAATCAACTAAGTTTGCTGAAGTGCGCCtatttcaaacacaggattcttaTACAGAGATCAGAAATTGAAAAGATTGGTCTTCAAGTcctgccccctcccctgctTCATCCTGCCCGTTTCCAGCAGCCCCATCGGGAATCAGCAGGACCAGATGCCATCGAGCTGAGGACGCGGATGGCCAAAGCAAGCGGATTTCAGGCAGCTGTACCACAAGAGGGACAAACACAGGCACGGCAGGGGGTTGGAGCTCTCCCCGCCTCACGGCGCCCACCGTCGGGCAGGGCCGGCTCGGGGGCAGCGGGGACCGCGCCCGCCCGGCTCTACCTGTGCTGTGCCGGCGGGCGCTGCCGAGGGGCCGTGCcgctccttcctcttcctcccgcgGAACACCACCACCTCCACGGCGGGCGGGCCGGCGGGGGCCGGCGGGGCAGGGCCGGCGGCGCTCAGCTCGGCCCGCAGCTCCCCGAAGAAGCCGCGggcgccgcgccgcccgcccgccgccggctGAGGCTCCCGTCTCTCCTCttgctcctcctcttcttcctccactGTCGGCGGCACAGCTCTCGCTTCGCCGTCCTCTGCAGCGCGCCGGCCGCCGCCGGGCTCCTCACCTGTGCCGAGCACATGCCGTGGGTCAGCTCCGCGCCGCCGCTCCAGAGCGCCCACGcccggccccctcccctcccttcccctccctggcccccaGAGAGGACCGTGGTGCCGGCGCAGcacccgccccggccccgcgcacCCACCCAGGTCGTAGAGGGCGCCGAGCACCGCCTCCAGCCGGTGGCGCGGCTCCCGCGGTCCCATGGCtgccgcggcgggcgggcgggccggCGTGTGACCCCCGGCGGCTCCCGTCGCACCCGACATGGCGCCGCCCATGGCGCGGTGCCCCCGCCTTCCGCCGCCGCACCGCGCCAGgcagccgggccggggcggcgcggggccaTGGGCGccgcgggaggcggcggcgggcggcagGGCAGCGCGACGGGCTAGGGCGGGCGAGCGGGGCGCGGGGCGACGCGGCGGAGCTCGCAGGACCATGGCgacggcggcggcgggggcgccCGGGCGGGCGCGGCGAGGGGCGCCCATGTACTCGGtaggcggcagcggcggcgggagcggtgctgcggggaaggggctgctcacCTCACCCGCGCTGCGGCGGCGCTGCTCTCTCTGAAGAGGAATGACGGCGCTTGGCGCAGtctgcccctccatccctcagccCCGGTTCGTGTCCCCGGGGAAGGGGAACCGCGCTCCGGAGGGAGGGACGAGGCCTCTCCCGGGCCCCGGCGGGACCGAACGTTTTCCCTCAGCAGTTCACCTTCCCGCGCGCCCTTCGCTGCCTGTCGTGACAGTCGCGACAGCCAGAGCTCCCGATCCCGAGCAGCGCCGCGGCTCCCTCAGAGCTGCCGTGGCAGGCCGACCGGGCTGGGGGCGGTGGgaatgtcccctcctgagggaggcaGTGTCCCGGGGTCCGGGCACCGGGTGCTCCGCAGGGCTTCAGCCCGCAGCAACTTGTCCTGCCAGCCGTGGGGAACTCCGCGCTGGGAGGTTGGCGTGGGCATGGAGCGGCCGAAGCGGGTTTCTCCGTGTTACTCAGTGAAAATTACTTTATTGACCTTGCTCGTTCCCCGCAGCTCCTTCGCCAGCCTCAGACAGGGAGGTTTAGGTGTGGGGTGCTAAACCCCACCTCTCTCCTAGCGTTTGGAGGAGGGGACTAGGGAGAGAGGGAAACGGCTCCTTGTTTCGGCAGATTCCCGAACTTCTCTTCTGTGTCTTGTCTGCGTGCTAGTATCCCAAGGGCATCGTGAGCACCATCGTTACATTGCATATCCTAGTTATATGGAAACAGAGGAgttccaggctcctgctggttTGCTTCCACACTTCACCACTGTCACAGTAACAGTGCGTGCCACTGAATCTTCTGATGTCCGGGTTTCCAACAGTGTGTTTTCCAAGTGTGTTCTCTACCAGCTGGCAATTGAAGCTGGAACAACAGCTTGGCTGTAATGTGTAAAAGCACAGTTGCAAATCTTTAGTATTTGGTGAAGTGTGTGGTTTGGCTCCCTCAGTGGTCCTTCAGAACAGGGCGTGAAAATAACTATTGCCATGGAGAGAATTCAGTTGCACATCAAGTCTGAAGACCTCAGACgaagagcagaggcagagaggtGATTTTTCAGTGGGCCATGGCCATAGCAAAACTCTGCTCACAGGAGTTGTGCTGGGGAACAGCTGTAGCAGTGTGGTGACTGCTGATGTGGCTGATCATGCCCATGCTGAGTGCTGACTTTCTTTGTCTGGATTTCATGTagttgcagattgcaggattCTAACTTTTTGTAACTGACATAAACATTGCTTAGATGTTCTGAGCAATGACTTGTCACATCTTATCTGAGTAGGTGATACTTAGAGTCATTTTCTGCTACTATTCTGAGCTTTTTTGCCATTATACAACATAAgagatttatttctgttttattttaatcaagGGGATTGATATAAGGTGTCAACAGCAACAGATGGCTGATATAAACTATTTACAGTCATCTTAACAGATCTTCACTTACTCAGCTCTTGCAAAATACTAACCAATTGAAAGCTGTGAAAGAAGAGAGGTTGAAAGCTGTAATGCTAAATCACACAGGACAAAACCCCCTAAAAGTTTTAATACCTGTATGGGATTGTTTTGAAAGTCCCTGCTGAGTGTGTTCTGCAGTTACTATGAGGTAATTCTCTAAACTGCAGCTGTGGAAAGAAAAGTTATACAATCTACTAAATGCAATTATAGTAGAGGGATGGTCTCCAAatttgcctgtgctgtgtgggTAAAAGAACTTGAGAAGGTCAAACGTTATAGTGGGATTTGTGTCCtccaataaaacaaaattgaCTTTTGTTACAGATGAGGCTTTGAAGGATATTTTGTCATTCTTAAGTGGAGATATTCCTGAtttgagttgttttgttttgttacacCAGATTACCTTGTGGTGATGAATGGACGGGAGCTAAAGGTTTGCTCTCGGCAAAGGTCAGCTGCTGTGACAGTGCTGCTGATGTGGCTCTGGGTGGCTGGCTGGCAGTGAAACCCGACTCCCTCTCCCAAGGCTGAAAacccagctgccactgctgggcATTTGGCTTATCTGTTGCTGGTGTTCCCCTGTGTGTTTGCTGGCCAGGCTTTCCACTCAGCACCAGAAAAGGTCACTGAAGGAGCTCATGAAGCATGTTTTACCCTTCATTATCAGTTTGGTTCTGCATGGATCAGATATAGAAAGGGGAGTTAGAATGAATGAAAAGATTCCCAGTGCTACCCTTCAAGTGGAACTGTGGAGGAAGAcataagcatttttatttttaatatcttcCAAAAAATATAACTaatactttttttatttaacagagGCTTACTCCAGTTGTCTTACCTGGTGGCTGTTGCTGCTGGTTTGAAGCTTGGAGAATACGGTTTCACTCTTGGGAAGACAGAGGGGTCATTCATACAAACTGTATGAATGATACAGGAGATAATAGGAGACATCACTCTCCAGCACAAGGGTCTACTGGCCCAAAGGGAagagttttgtgtgaattttttGCAGCAGTATTGATCCACAAATTAGttcttggtgccctggggttTTTCCTGCTTAGCAGTGGTGGTGCTGATTACTcagaggctgtgctctctttttACCTACGTGAGCACCATATTGCATTCATGTGGCTGACTGTGAggtgatttgggtttttttaaatttgttcttGCCTGATAATGTTTCATGTACCTTACATCCAAGCTGTGTGAAAGCTTCAAGTCACCAAGGCCCCAGCTACAACTTTTAAGTAGCAGGgattattttctgtgtgttgaTGATTGGTTTTTTATAATGTGAATCACGGCATTGTCTTAATGAAGCTGTGAGAGTTGGAATCAAAAGTGTTTTAGTTAATACCTATTAATTATGGAGAGGCTGGAGGCAAGGCACTTCAGCTTTAAAAGCCCATGTCTTCTCTCAGTTTCTGTTGTGTGGAATTAAGTAACACGGCATAGGGTGACTTTAAGATCTTTGAAGTTGAAGGGATTAGGGTAAGGGTTTTTTGCAGGGGGGGAGGAAGAATTAAGTAACATGGCATAGGGTGATTTGGGGATCTTTGCAATTGAAAGGAATTAgagtgagggtttttttgggggggttgggagGGTGTatgtttgcttgtttattttgctttttagtttcTTTCTGGATCACTCTTGCAAGCAGGTGGTGTTGGTTCCTGCAGTCACAGAGTGTAGCATGCAGACATTACTGGAAGCTAAGAAGAACCCCCAAATGTTGCAGAAGTAGTGCATATCATTATTTTGGTGCTGTAGCCAAGCAGGTCACCAAACAGCTTGAGACAGTGTCTCATTCTTCATTTGTATGTTCCTAGCAGAAAGAGCTCACATCAAAGAAGAGAGATGAGTTTGAGGATATCTTGGAGGAAAGGCGGTTGTCCAGTGACTTGAGATACGCCATGAAATGTTACACCCCGGTGATCTACAAGGGACTTTCTCCTTGCAAGCCCAACGCTATCAAAAGTGCTGTTCTCCACTCAGAGCAGGTTCAGTATGTTATCAAGCAGGTGAGTCTGGACAATGAGCTCTAGGATGAGGTGGATCACACAGCCAAGCTTTGtgtggcagcagggaaaagagaTTGTTGCTGGCCTTGTTAAAATGGTAATTGTAGTTTGGAAGATGGTTTAGTAAATAAATAACTCTTttggcaggaaaaagaaaatactggaGTTGCCACTAAAACTGTCAGGTTCATGAAACAGTGTTTTGATTTTGCATATACAACACTTCATCATTAATTTATCCAGTGTGCCtgacttcttttttctccttctcctcataCTCCACTGTTCTCACCACAGAACAACATTGTGAAAGACATTAGCACTCTCCTTCCTAGCAGATGTTTTTGTACTTTAGGTGTGTCTTGTAGGAATTTTATAGGTTAATGATGCATTTATGAACAAGTCCTAAATGCTACTTTCACTAAAATGAGAATTCTA
Above is a genomic segment from Zonotrichia leucophrys gambelii isolate GWCS_2022_RI chromosome 3, RI_Zleu_2.0, whole genome shotgun sequence containing:
- the C3H1orf131 gene encoding uncharacterized protein C1orf131 homolog, producing the protein MGGAMSGATGAAGGHTPARPPAAAAMGPREPRHRLEAVLGALYDLGEEPGGGRRAAEDGEARAVPPTVEEEEEEQEERREPQPAAGGRRGARGFFGELRAELSAAGPAPPAPAGPPAVEVVVFRGRKRKERHGPSAAPAGTAQTQIVNEEKNAVRQEFNFEKARLEVHKFGITGYKKQEQRVWERERAIMLGAKPPKKAHMNYRTYQEKLKEKKAVKDADKEKEHKGDSLKKKKQKEQKERKAKRKKSVPSIWPAGQVGKFRNGTLILQSRDIKKIKSSKVSK